GCCGAGCATTCCTGATGCCGAATACGACAAGCTGTTTCGCGAATTGCAGGCGCTGGAACAGCTGTTTCCCGAATTGCAGACCGCCGATTCCCCGACGCTGCGCGTTGGCGGTCGGCCGCTGGCTGAATTCGCCTCAGTGCGCCATGACGTGCCGATGTTGTCGATCCAGACCGAAACCGACACCGAGTCTTCCGGTGCCCTGAATTTCGATGCGCGCGTCCGGCGCGAACTCGAATTGCCCGGTTCAGCGCCGGTCATCGACTATGCCGCCGAGTTGAAATTCGATGGCCTGGCGATCAGCTTGCGCTACGAGCACGGTGTGCTGGTGCGTGGTGCGACGCGCGGCGATGGCGTGAACGGCGAGGATGTGACGCAGAATTTGCGCACGCTGCGCCAGATTCCCCTGCGTCTCAGCGGCGAGGCGCCACCCTTGCTCGAAGTGCGCGGCGAAGCCTACATGCGGCGCGACGATCTTGAACGCTACAACGCAGCGGCCTTGGCGCGTGGCGAAAAGACGCTGGTCAATCCGCGCAACGCAGCGGCTGGCAGTATCCGCCAGCTTGATCCGGCAATTGCCGCCAGCCGGCCCTTGTGTTTCTTCGCTTACGGCCTGGGTGCGGTCGACGGCTGGAATATGCCCGAAACCCATGCCGGCGTGCTCGATGCCCTGGCAGCGTTCGGTTTGCCGGTCTGCGAGCATCGTGCGGTGCTGCAGGGGGGCGAGGCACTGGCCGGTTTCCACCGTCGCATTGCCGAGTTGCGCGACAGCCTGCCGTTCGATATCGACGGTGTGGTGTACAAGGTCAATAGTCTGGCCTTGCAGGCCCGTCTCGGTTTTCGTACCCGCGAGCCGCGCTGGGCCGTGGCACACAAATATCCGCCGCAAGAGGCGTTGACCGTGGTCGAGGCGATCGACATCCAGGTGGGCCGGACCGGGGCGCTGACGCCGGTGGCCCGTCTGGCTCCGGTCTTTGTCGGCGGCGTCACGGTGACCAATGCCACCTTGCACAACGCTGACGAAGTCGAGCGCAAGGGCGGTATCTGCGTTGGCGACACGGTGATCGTGCGCCGTGCCGGCGATGTCATTCCCGAGGTGGTTGGCGTCGTTGCCGAACGTCGGCCGGTCGATGCGCAGGCATTCGTAATGCCTGAAGCCTGCCCGGTGTGCGGCTCGCATGTCGTGCGCGAGCCGGGCGAGGCGGTGACGCGTTGCTCCGGCGGCTTTGCCTGCAGTGCGCAGCGCACCCAGGCGATCCTGCATTTTGCCGGGCGGCGGATGATGGATATCGACGGGCTGGGCGAGCGTTATGTCGAGCGCCTGGTCGAATTCGGCTACGTGCATGGCATTGCCGACCTGTACCGTCTCAAGCTGGACGATCTGCTCGAAATGAAGCGCCGGGCCGACGAGCGCGACGGCACGGTGCCGGAAACGGTCAAGGCCGGCCAGACACCGACCCGCTGGGCTGAAAACCTGCTCGACGGCATTGCTGCCAGCCGTCGGCCCAGCCTGGCCCGTTTGTTGTTTGCGTTGGGAATTCGCCATGTCGGCGAGTCGACCGCGAAAACACTGGCTGACTGGCTGGGCAGCGTCGACCGCGTGCGCCGAGCCCCGGCGCCGTTGCTTGCCGTATTGCCCGATATCGGCGCGACAGTCGCGGCGGCAATTGCCGATTTTTTTGCCGAGGAACGCAACGTTCTCGCGGTCGACGAGCTGCTGTGCCCTGAAATCGGCGTGGCGCCGGCTGACGAGCATGCGCCGCGTAGCGCGCTGGCCGAACGACTGGGCTGGAGCGAGCTTTACGCCGTGCTTGGCGTGCCGCGCTTGACGCCAGTACGAGCCCGGCAACTGGCATCGGTGATTGATGGTGAAACCTTGGCAATACAGGGAATCAACGCAGCAACGCTTTCCGGTGCCGGCATTCCGGGCGAGGTCATTACGGCGCTGGGCGACTGGTTGCAGGCGCGCGGCAATCGCGGTTTGCTGGCCGCCGTTGCAACCCGGCGCAAGGAACTGCTGGCCGCTTTGCCGGCAGTCGGCGCACAGGAGACGGTGGCGGCAAAGCTTGAAGGCAAGACTTTCGTGCTGACCGGCACCATGCCGACGCTCAAACGCGATCAGGCAAAAGCCATGATTGAAGCGGCAGGCGGCAAAGTGGCCGGTTCGGTCTCAAAGAAAACGGATTATGTCGTGGCCGGCGAAGAGGCCGGCTCGAAACTGGAGAAAGCACTCGAACTGGGTGTGCCGGTGCTCGATGAAAAAGAATTTTTGAAATTGCTCGAAGAGGGAGTCGAATCATGAAAAAAGTCCGCAAAGCGGTATTCCCGGTGGCTGGCATGGGAACGCGTTTCCTGCCGGCAACCAAAGCCAGCCCGAAGGAAATGTTGCCTATCGTCGACAAGCCGCTGATCCAGTTTGCCGTTGAAGAAGCAGTTGCCGCCGGCATTACCGACATGATTTTCGTCACCGGGCGCTCAAAGCGCTCGATTG
The sequence above is drawn from the Dechloromonas sp. TW-R-39-2 genome and encodes:
- the ligA gene encoding NAD-dependent DNA ligase LigA, with protein sequence MPAAQQDIQRAAALRAEIERHNEAYYIQDAPSIPDAEYDKLFRELQALEQLFPELQTADSPTLRVGGRPLAEFASVRHDVPMLSIQTETDTESSGALNFDARVRRELELPGSAPVIDYAAELKFDGLAISLRYEHGVLVRGATRGDGVNGEDVTQNLRTLRQIPLRLSGEAPPLLEVRGEAYMRRDDLERYNAAALARGEKTLVNPRNAAAGSIRQLDPAIAASRPLCFFAYGLGAVDGWNMPETHAGVLDALAAFGLPVCEHRAVLQGGEALAGFHRRIAELRDSLPFDIDGVVYKVNSLALQARLGFRTREPRWAVAHKYPPQEALTVVEAIDIQVGRTGALTPVARLAPVFVGGVTVTNATLHNADEVERKGGICVGDTVIVRRAGDVIPEVVGVVAERRPVDAQAFVMPEACPVCGSHVVREPGEAVTRCSGGFACSAQRTQAILHFAGRRMMDIDGLGERYVERLVEFGYVHGIADLYRLKLDDLLEMKRRADERDGTVPETVKAGQTPTRWAENLLDGIAASRRPSLARLLFALGIRHVGESTAKTLADWLGSVDRVRRAPAPLLAVLPDIGATVAAAIADFFAEERNVLAVDELLCPEIGVAPADEHAPRSALAERLGWSELYAVLGVPRLTPVRARQLASVIDGETLAIQGINAATLSGAGIPGEVITALGDWLQARGNRGLLAAVATRRKELLAALPAVGAQETVAAKLEGKTFVLTGTMPTLKRDQAKAMIEAAGGKVAGSVSKKTDYVVAGEEAGSKLEKALELGVPVLDEKEFLKLLEEGVES